One part of the Humulus lupulus chromosome 9, drHumLupu1.1, whole genome shotgun sequence genome encodes these proteins:
- the LOC133800044 gene encoding uncharacterized protein LOC133800044 has product MDGEKNEFQNYRMLDALEKHLGIESTLGLFYNRLVYMSDDDTQERLQAIKQYLETSLSRSSRTITDNPLFQPSKKVNPVQIPLPSDDDSDFETSDGAKEWIYYLPPGTVNTWNEMKTMFLGRYFPTSKVGSRRKEICGIRQQTGESLYEYWERFKRLCASFPHHQISEQLLIQYFYEGLQPLDRSMNDAASGGALVDKTHAVARSLISNMAANSQQFGIRQDPNLPPTSANEVSTSNANQLGQQLAQLIAVVQQLALGQHVRSCGICQVVGHAPDTCPTLFEGETEGVNVVGNFPGQLCQMYYEPFSQTYNPGWHDHPNLRYGNQQQVAPQSTSTRPLGFTFQQRSQLNFVPRPSQALQAAPPPRAKPSTEDLINAIATNMLHFQQTTQASIKSLLNQVGQLAASYNRLKAHLSNKLPSQPERNPKENKKSHKPTVPTYVPHPPFPSRLKKFKKKEANKEILETFHKVEVNIPLLDAIKQVPHYAKFLKELCTNNKKLKGDEKISVGENVSTILQKKLPPKCKDPGTFKIPCMIGNKRIERCMIDLGASINVMSYSSYDSLNLGPLKETGVIVQLAGHTNVYPLGVVKDVLVMVDGLVFLADFYILEMGDASIPNPTPVLFGRPFLMTTNTKLDVRAGTLTMKFDGEVIKFNVFDSPGKIKGRETSLKYPK; this is encoded by the exons ATGGATGGGGAGAAAAATGAGTTTCAGAACTACCGGATGCTGGATGCTTTGGAGAAGCATTTGGGAATAGAATCGACTCTTGGACTCTTCTACAATCGGCTG GTGTATATGTCTGACGACGATACTCAAGAAAGATTACAAGCCATAAAACAATATCTTGAGACATCGTTGTCTCGCTCTTCAAGGACTATCACTGACAATCCACTTTTTCAACCTTCCAAGAAAGTTAATCCAGTACAAATACCATTACCATCTGACGATGATTCTGACTTTGAAACATCA gatggtgcaaaggaatggatatattacCTTCCTCCTGGAACTGTTAATACATGGAATGAAATGAAGACAATGTTCTTGGGGCGTTACTTCCCAACATCTAAGGTTGGCAGTAGAAGGAAGGAAATCTGTGGCATTCGCCAACAGACTGGGGAGTCATTATATGAGTATTGGGAGAGATTCAAGAGGTTATGTGCTAGTTTCCCTCATCATCAAATAAGTGAACAACTCCTAATCCAATACTTTTATGAAGGACTACAGCCATTGGATAGGAGTATGAATGATGCAGCCAGTGGGGGTGCACTAGTTGATAAGACTCATGCTGTAGCTaggagcttgatttctaatatggccGCCAACTCACAACAGTTTGGCATTCGCCAAGATCCTAATCTACCACCAACGTCAGCTAATGAAGTGAGCACTTCAAATGCTAATCAGCTTGGTCAACAATTGGCTCAATTAATTGCAGTGGTACAACAACTTGCTTTAGGCCAACATGTGCGGTCATGTGGAATCTGTCAGGTTGTGGGGCATGCTCCTGATACTTGCCCTACTTTATTTGAGGGAGAGACTGAGGGTGTTAATGTTGTAGGTAATTTCCCAGGTCAATTATGCCAGATGTACTATGAACCTTTTTCACAAACTTATAATCCTGGGTGGCATGATCATCCAAATCTTCGttatgggaatcaacaacaagTTGCTCCACAGTCTACATCTACGAGACCACTTGGTTTCACTTTTCAACAGCGGTCTCAACTGAATTTTGTACCCAGACCATCACAAGCACTGCaagctgctccaccaccaagggCCAAACCTTCCACTGAAGATTTAATCAATGCAATTGCTACAAATATGCTTCATTTTCAGCAAACTACCCAAGCGTCCATAAAAAGTTTGTTGAATCAGGTGGGACAACTAGCGGCATCATATAACAGGTTGAAAGCTCATCTTTCTAATAAATTGCCTTCACAACCTGAGAGGAATCCCAAGGAGAAT AAAAAGTCACATAAACCAACTGTGCCAACCTATGTCCCTCATCCGCCTTTTCCAAGCAGATTGAAAAAGTTTAAGAAAAAGGAAGCTAATAAGGAGATTCTTGAGACTTTTCACAAAGTTGAGGTAAACATTCCATTACTTGATGCAATTAAACAAGTGCCACATTATGCTAAATTTTTGAAGGAGTTGTGCACGAATAACAAGAAATTGAAGGGTGATGAAaagataagtgtgggggagaaCGTGTCTACTATTCTCCAAAAGAAGCTGCCACCAAAATGCAAGGATCCTGGAACCTTTAAAATTCCTTGTATGATTGGGAATAAAAGGATTGAGCGGTGTATGATAGATTTAGGAGCATCGATTAATGTCATGTCATATTCATCATATGATTCTTTAAATCTTGGGCCACTAAAGGAGACAGGAGTTATTGTTCAGCTGGCCGGTCACACTAATGTTTATCCTTTAGGGGTAGTTAAAGATGTGCTGGTAATGGTTGATGGGCTTGTCTTTCTAGCAGATTTCTATATACTTGAAATGGGGGATGCATCAATACCCAATCCAACACCAGTTTTATTTGGGAGGCCATTCTTGATGACAACAAATACAAAGCTGGATGTTAGAGCAGGAACACTGACAATGaaatttgatggtgaagttatcAAATTCAATGTGTTTGATTCTCCTGGTAAGATCAAAGGGAGGGAGACTTCAttgaaatacccaaaataa